The following are encoded in a window of Pecten maximus chromosome 17, xPecMax1.1, whole genome shotgun sequence genomic DNA:
- the LOC117314930 gene encoding uncharacterized protein LOC117314930, translated as MAAVNIPIRTKGQTACVHHKGKQLELYCETCQDLVCLKCLFSGHKGHIVCELSDITPKKKQDIKNFIDRASQHDLVQVGKYIDSTQTLLKDNDSKFEKLSHQLKMQTDKIKEGLDKLTATTLSLYQKMKEDNTKLIEKYKQDLEMYDKQLKQQIQECKTALQRGSDIEIYDTGYEIHFPVKPVLGTASFTPNKTPDGNLKLALGNVITSVQGDTSTEKDPSVSTSDNNSQLQSSTQQQQQSGDKGDKAVIRYKLLSETKVVEEWKSPCVIGSICHTDDGVWTSDYYSNTLTLLDRKGTVKRKATHRTTINNISVSSKTNTLWICDRENNIHEQVSGYQFIRRFSTEEVPRCLCVTASNDVIVGMPKHISKFTIHGKLLITTKDTGSETPFVCSPYRITACPVTHNVAVICFSEMVGGDGDKHVVIMNKDFQKIFICIGDIPNTGELLYDGVRNLIMGSMDESFNPSGVVYDSLGNLIIGDFNNHRVLLLSGVSGSFKILHRDTLGMLAVGVDREDVLWAVFGDSSADNVKLLRYSKMR; from the coding sequence ATGGCGGCAGTCAATATACCTATCCGTACAAAAGGTCAGACAGCCTGTGTCCATCATAAGGGGAAACAACTGGAATTGTATTGTGAAACATGTCAGGATTTGGTTTGTCTTAAATGCCTTTTCTCTGGCCATAAAGGCCATATTGTGTGTGAGCTCAGTGACATCACACCTAAGAAGAAACAAGACATTAAAAACTTCATTGACAGGGCATCACAACATGACCTAGTACAAGTCGGGAAATATATCGATTCTACTCAAACACTCCTCAAAGACAATGACAGCAAATTTGAGAAACTGTCACATCAGCTGAAGATGCAAACAGACAAAATAAAAGAGGGCCTCGACAAACTTACTGCTACGACACTCTCTCTTTATCAGAAAATGAAAGAGGACAATACCAAGCTGATAGAGAAATACAAACAGGACTTGGAGATGTACGACAAGCAactcaaacaacaaatacaagAATGTAAGACAGCACTTCAGCGTGGCTCTGACATAGAAATCTATGACACAGGATACGAAATACATTTCCCAGTAAAACCTGTCCTTGGTACTGCCAGCTTCACCCCAAACAAAACTCCTGACGGTAACCTAAAACTTGCCTTAGGGAATGTAATCACTTCAGTTCAAGGTGATACATCTACTGAGAAGGATCCGTCAGTCTCGACATCGGATAACAATAGCCAACTACAATCCTCTACacagcaacaacaacagtcAGGAGATAAAGGGGATAAAGCAGTAATTAGGTATAAACTACTGTCAGAGACCAAGGTGGTGGAGGAGTGGAAGTCTCCTTGTGTCATTGGTTCTATATGTCATACTGATGACGGGGTGTGGACCAGTGATTACTACAGTAATACGTTAACTCTCCTGGACAGGAAGGGAACTGTAAAACGGAAGGCCACACACAGAACAACAATCAACAACATCAGTGTGTCTTCCAAAACAAACACACTGTGGATATGTGACAGAGAAAACAACATCCATGAGCAGGTATCAGGTTACCAATTCATCCGCAGATTCAGTACCGAGGAGGTACCTAGGTGTTTATGTGTTACAGCTAGTAACGATGTTATTGTGGGCATGCCGAAACACATCTCCAAATTTACTATACATGGTAAGTTGTTGATCACAACAAAGGATACAGGGTCTGAGACACCATTCGTGTGTTCACCATACAGGATCACAGCGTGTCCTGTCACTCACAATGTCGCAGTAATTTGTTTCAGTGAAATGGTTGGTGGTGATGGAGACAAGCATGTTGTTATCATGAATAAGGATTTCCAGAAAATCTTTATATGTATAGGTGACATTCCTAATACTGGTGAACTATTATATGATGGTGTGAGGAACCTTATCATGGGAAGCATGGATGAATCATTTAATCCCTCAGGTGTGGTGTATGATAGTTTGGGAAACCTTATTATAGGGGACTTTAACAACCATAGGGTCCTACTCCTCAGTGGAGTGAGCGGGTCTTTTAAGATCTTACACAGAGACACACTCGGGATGTTGGCTGTAGGTGTGGACAGGGAGGATGTCCTGTGGGCAGTGTTTGGAGACTCATCTGCagataatgtaaaactactacGTTACAGCAAAATGCGATAG
- the LOC117315154 gene encoding uncharacterized protein LOC117315154: protein TYTPERGIIDNISIRDIEQNGGSQNTYPYERSNNLYSSQGRELEFYCEKCEELICPKCLSSIHKSHTVCELSEITPQRTQHIKNFIDRTEQTDMVQIGKDINSIDTLLEDNDSTFKKLSRQLKMHTDKIKQDLDMLTAETLSLYQKLKEDNTKLIQKYKQDLEMYDKQLKQQIQECKTALQRGSHIEIYDTGYEIDSAIHFPAKPVLGTVSFTPNKNPQCHLVLALGKVITSGQGHTTIDPDQSCSTSDDPGQSSSQQQQQQQQQSEDKGKKAVTRYKLLSETKEVERWRTYCSITSICPTTDDQAWTSYYYGETLTLLDRKGTVIQEVRHKTMITDTSLSPTTHRLWVCSSDNDILELVSGQLTHRFTTKEKPRCVCVTTTNHVIVGMAKHISKFTTQGQIAFTTMATGTEKPLVCTPYMITECPVTHNVAVIDFSDVHDGGDGNKRVVVIDTDFQELFVYRGDIPSPFKQASQTADKPFDSWGAVYDSVGNLIIGDNDNNRVLLLSGGGEFLRIIHTDRDWAGAVGVDRNDVLWAVFSGSNIKLLQYCEC, encoded by the coding sequence acatatacgCCAGAACGGGGCATTATAGACAATATCTCCATCCGTGACATCGAACAAAATGGCGGCAGTCAAAATACCTATCCGTATGAGAGGTCAAACAACCTGTATTCATCACAGGGGAGAGAACTGGAATTCTATTGTGAAAAATGTGAAGAACTTATTTGTCCAAAATGCCTTTCCTCTATTCACAAAAGCCATACGGTTTGTGAGCTCAGTGAAATTACTCCTCAGAGGACACAAcacattaaaaactttattgaCAGAACAGAACAAACTGACATGGTACAAATTGGAAAAGATATCAATTCTATTGACACTCTTCTTGAAGACAATGACAGCACATTTAAGAAACTGTCACGTCAATTGAAGATGcacacagacaaaataaaacaagacCTTGACATGCTTACAGCCGAGACACTATCTCTTTATCAGAAATTGAAAGAGGACAATACCAAACtcatacagaaatacaaacaggACCTGGAGATGTACGACAAACAactcaaacaacaaatacaggAATGTAAGACAGCCCTTCAGCGTGGTTCTCACATAGAAATCTACGACACAGGATATGAAATAGATTCCGCAATTCATTTCCCTGCTAAACCTGTCCTGGGTACTGTCAGCTTCACTCCGAACAAAAATCCACAATGTCACCTGGTACTAGCCTTAGGGAAAGTGATCAcctcaggtcaaggtcatacaacaATTGATCCGGATCAGTCATGCTCAACATCAGATGATCCGGGACAATCCTcttcacaacaacaacaacaacaacaacaacagtcagAAGATAAAGGGAAGAAAGCAGTGACAAGGTATAAACTACTGTCGGAGACCAAGGAGGTGGAGCGGTGGAGGACTTATTGTAGCATCACCTCGATATGTCCTACCACTGATGACCAGGCCTGGACCAGTTATTACTATGGTGAAACATTAACTCTCCTGGACAGGAAGGGTACAGTAATACAGGAGGTCAGACACAAGACTATGATCACAGACACCAGTCTGTCACCTACAACACACAGACTATGGGTATGCAGCAGTGACAACGACATCCTGGAGCTGGTATCAGGTCAACTGACACACAGATTCACAACCAAGGAGAAACCCAGGTGTGTATGTGTTACAACCACAAACCATGTCATTGTGGGCATGGCAAAACACATCTCTAAATTTACCACACAAGGTCAGATTGCGTTCACTACAATGGCTACTGGGACTGAGAAACCATTAGTTTGTACACCATACATGATCACAGAGTGTCCTGTCACTCACAATGTAGCAGTAATTGATTTCAGTGATGTACATGATGGTGGTGATGGAAACAAGCGTGTTGTTGTCATAGATACTGACTTCCAGGAACTGTTTGTATACAGAGGTGATATCCCCAGTCCATTTAAACAAGCATCACAAACAGCAGATAAACCTTTTGATTCATGGGGTGCGGTGTATGACAGTGTGGGGAACCTCATCATAGGAGACAATGACAACAACAGGGTCCTACTCCTCAGTGGGGGTGGTGAGTTCCTCAGGATCATCCACACAGACAGAGACTGGGCAGGAGCTGTAGGTGTAGACAGGAATGATGTCCTGTGGGCAGTGTTTTCGGGAAGTAAtataaaactactacagtactgtGAGTGTTAG